A genomic segment from Solenopsis invicta isolate M01_SB chromosome 5, UNIL_Sinv_3.0, whole genome shotgun sequence encodes:
- the LOC105202913 gene encoding neprilysin-11, whose translation MRRFILFAFIGVLLMKNATPFENQGYPSHLAWLFDSNNKLTKNNESEHKEEDKPTVCQTQECKKFAQMLSGSIDKSVNPCDDFYEYACGKWPEHNPIPEGMDSWNMFRRAQVNVAKQIKEIFDEGPKDDDLYAIKLAKKWYAACMDTDTAERQGLQPIINTISRIGGWPMIMEPEEWNEEEYSWQKVDDQYMRLTGSNTFHGVQIWYSAPETPQETLQKIILIHMPELLLKSYDVWINWNDSKKEYNESDEQEDSQEPGSEDKSDNNSNEDDGNNNHNNDNIDNKNDVDDDDTNEQNDPKNRKKKISMKKISKLIKNTNVKHNRKMKSSIHSKKHEDYKTKKEKIKRRVIPTNVSEKLRSPKNEKNHMRQARRERLQKTLVATTPQISIEKTADEDNFRKHYTDYISKVARAIAKARGVDVTEKRINKDIQDMIDFQIKLFDIVDFGEYEKMNLTDLQEWYDKKNPKTANSKINWLYKIGEIFDEAHVDVDVNSNVVIESSYVSSLVTLLDETSSRTIVNYIHWNFVSNIIRTTTSEMKKLYHEWEEKQKNVNARIFGVPARLFECIQEKEMSDIAAYEYVKNHFSDEITTTASDMLDDIQKEVEYEIKETDWLNDDTKDIILAKLINMKKFIGYPDWYKNNTIVKKHFQGLMVINSYYENTLSFNRYSKWKSLRPLMPDENDLLTSFISPIMVNAGFTKYFNALGLSAADFQSPLFAYDRPQVINYGIVGVIMAHEVNHGFDDDGYAYNKNGNLIKLSSAITEAHDKRTECFVEQFNNYSISKKSNYKIKNYGNKTIGDNIADTMGLEAAFRAYERRERECGKTDTVLPGHEDITNDQLFFLSFANLFCEDITNRTLEKAKSDEHSIGRLRVIGSVSNSRDFAKAYNCPVGSAMNPEKKCHVWK comes from the exons ATGAGACGGTTCATACtttt CGCCTTCATTGGCGTACTTTTAATGAAGAATGCAACGCCGTTCGAAAATCAAGGATATCCTTCACATCTGGCTTGGTTATTTgactcaaacaataaattaactaAAAACAATGAGAGTGAACATAAGGAAGAAGACAAGCCTACTGTATGCCAAACTCAAGAGTGCAAAAAATTTG CACAAATGTTATCGGGGAGCATAGACAAATCTGTGAATCCGTGCGACGACTTCTATGAATACGCGTGTGGAAAATGGCCGGAGCATAATCCCATTCCGGAAGGAATGGATTCATGGAATATGTTCCGCAGAGCCCAAGTAAATGTTGCGAAACAAATAAAAG AAATCTTTGACGAGGGTCCAAAGGATGACGATCTTTATGCGATAAAACTCGCGAAAAAGTGGTATGCAGCTTGCATGGATACAG ATACAGCGGAAAGGCAAGGTCTCCAGCCTATTATTAACACTATATCCCGAATAGGTGGATGGCCAATGATAATGGAACCGGAGGAATGGAACGAGGAGGAGTACAGCTGGCAAAAAGTGGATGATCAATATATGCGTTTGACAGGAAGCAATACTTTCCACGGGGTGCAAATATGGTACAGTGCTCCGGAAACACCTCAGGAAACGcttcaaaaaataatactt ATACATATGCCAGAGTTACTTCTGAAATCATACGACGTTTGGATTAATTGGAACGATAGCAAAAAAGAATATAACGAAAGCGACGAGCAGGAAGATAGTCAAGAACCTGGAAGCGAAGACAAAagtgataataatagtaacgaAGACGatggtaataataatcataataacgACAATATTGACAATAAAAATGACGTTGATGATGACGATACAAACGAACAGAATGATCCTAAAaacagaaagaagaaaattagTATGAAAAAGATTAGTAAGTTGATAAAAAACACAAATGTGAAGCATAATAGAAAAATGAAGAGTAGCATCCATTCCAAAAAACATGAAGATTATAagacaaagaaagagaaaataaaaagacgAGTAATACCAACAAATGTTAGCGAAAAATTACGCTCGCCAAAGAACGAAAAGAATCATATGAGGCAAGCACGTAGAGAGAGACTGCAGAAAACTTTAGTGGCGACAACACCACAAATTAGCATAGAAAAGACGGCTGACGAAGATAACTTTAGGAAGCACTATACTGATTACATCTCAAAAGTAGCACGCGCCATAGCAAAAGCAAGAGGCGTCGACGTTACGGAGAAAcgtataaataaagatattcaaGACATGATCGATTTTCAAATAAAGCTATTTGAT ATTGTGGACTTCGgagaatatgaaaaaatgaaTCTCACTGATCTCCAGGAAtggtatgataaaaaaaatcctaaaacTGCTAATAGCAAA ATTAACTGGCTATACAAAATTGGGGAAATATTTGATGAGGCCCATGTAGACGTAGATGTCAATTCAAATGTAGTTATTGAATCAAGTTATGTCTCAAGTCTTGTCACTTTGCTAGACGAGACGTCGAGTCGAACAATCg TGAACTACATACATTGGAATTTTGTGAGCAACATAATAAGAACTACTACAAgtgaaatgaaaaaattataccaTGAATGGGAAgagaaacagaaaaatgttaatgCACGAATTTTTGGAGTGCCAGCAAG ATTGTTTGAATGCATACAGGAAAAAGAGATGAGTGATATTGCAGCATACGAATACGTGAAAAATCATTTCTCTGATGAAATTACAACAACA GCTTCAGACATGTTAGACGATATACAAAAGGAAGTCGAATATGAAATTAAAGAGACGGATTGGTTGAATGACGATACTAAGGATATTATTTTAGCGAAGTTaataaatatgaagaaatttattgGATATCCAGATTGGTATAAAAATAACactattgttaaaaaacattttcaagga CTCATGGTCATTAATTCGTATTATGAAAATACACTCAGTTTTAATAGATACAGCAAGTGGAAATCATTGCGACCCTTGATGCCAGATGAAAATGATCTATT AACGAGTTTTATAAGTCCTATTATGGTAAATGCTGGTTTTACAAAGTATTTTAATGCTCTAG GTCTTTCGGCAGCGGATTTCCAGAGCCCATTGTTCGCTTACGATAGACCACA AGTTATTAATTACGGCATTGTTGGAGTAATAATGGCTCATGAAGTTAATCATGGATTCGATGACGATG GATACGCTTACAATAAGAAcggaaatttgataaaattgtcaTCTGCAATAACTGAAGCACACGATAAAAGAACAGAATGTTTTGtagaacaatttaataattattccatTTCAAAGAAgtcaaattacaaaataaag AACTATGGAAATAAGACGATAGGGGATAATATTGCTGACACAATGGGATTAGAGGCTGCGTTTAGAGCATatgaaaggagagaaagagaatgcgGAAAAACGGACACTGTATTGCCGGGCCATGAAGATATCACTAATGATCAACTTTTCTTCTTATCCTTTGCTAAT TTGTTCTGTGAAGATATAACAAATAGAACCTTAGAAAAGGCCAAATCAGATGAGCATAGCATCGGAAGACTGAGAGTGATAGGGTCTGTTTCAAATTCACGAGACTTTGCCAAAGCTTACAATTGTCCGGTCGGCAGTGCGATGAATCCCGAAAAGAAATGTCATGTCTGGAAGTGA